The stretch of DNA ATTATGAGTGCCAAGAGCACCCATGGTGCCCCAGTTAATGTAGTGCTTGATGGGCATTTTGATGACTGGTCAGATAAACCGGCTTCAGAATTAAAATACCCATGGAACAATGAGGGGCAAGTGCATATTTTAAAATGGCATATGGATGATAACAATTTATATTTGTATATCAAAATGGGTACTCGAGGAGGCCAAGCTTTAAACTACTATCAAATAGTATATTATGTAGATCAAGGATCAAGGAGGCAGTTAGCACTAGCGCCTGATACCCCCAGTAAAGGCAGGATAAGTATTGTTGATACGAGTGGAGGCTACCTCATTTTAACAGCCGATGGTTACGTTGTAAGGGGGGATAATAAGGATGGAAAAACCAGTGATCAAGGAGAATTTCGTATACCTTTATCTACCTTTAGGCAAGATACTAATAACCAGATGTTTACTTTAAGGCTAGAGTTTCCAAATTTAGGAAGTCAATCAGTTATTTTTGAGGCGGGAAGCACCCGGCCATACATGGGACTAGTTATCAGTGGGGTAGTGGCTATAGTAGGGGCTATGATTTATAAAAGAAAGAGAAGACCAAGTGTATGAGTATTTTAATAGGGTGCGTATTTATTCTATGGCTTTATTTAATGACAGTCTTTAATAGAGGGAAATTGCATTTTTTTAAGTTTGTTTTTGGGGCTGTGGGGATATTCTTTTTTTTAATGACGTTTTTTGAGCCTTATTTAGTGAGCCTATTGAGTCGATTAGTAACCATTGCAGCAGGAATTATTGGGGATGCAACAGGTTATTATAAGACATTCCATGAGTATTCGCTTATTCTGATTTCTAGAAATGAAGAAACAATATCACTTTATATAGATTACGAATGTTCAGGAGTTATCGAGATTCTAGCTTTTATTTCGCTTCTTTGCTTCTTTCCAGTCTACAATATCTTAGAAAAAATAGCAGGCTGCATCCTAGGGGCTTTTTGGATCTTCATGTCCAATGTACTGAGACTTTTTATAATCTGTAGTTTGGTATATTACTATGGCAATAACATTTTTTATTTTGCGCATACATTGTTTGGCAGAATTGTTTTCTATACATTATCTATCATTTTATATTTTCATGTATTTACTAAAGCGCAGATTAA from Cellulosilyticum sp. I15G10I2 encodes:
- the xrtG gene encoding exosortase family protein XrtG produces the protein MSILIGCVFILWLYLMTVFNRGKLHFFKFVFGAVGIFFFLMTFFEPYLVSLLSRLVTIAAGIIGDATGYYKTFHEYSLILISRNEETISLYIDYECSGVIEILAFISLLCFFPVYNILEKIAGCILGAFWIFMSNVLRLFIICSLVYYYGNNIFYFAHTLFGRIVFYTLSIILYFHVFTKAQIKRQKIGDVSYGDDI
- a CDS encoding Firmicu-CTERM sorting domain-containing protein is translated as MKQIISIIFLIIIMSAKSTHGAPVNVVLDGHFDDWSDKPASELKYPWNNEGQVHILKWHMDDNNLYLYIKMGTRGGQALNYYQIVYYVDQGSRRQLALAPDTPSKGRISIVDTSGGYLILTADGYVVRGDNKDGKTSDQGEFRIPLSTFRQDTNNQMFTLRLEFPNLGSQSVIFEAGSTRPYMGLVISGVVAIVGAMIYKRKRRPSV